A segment of the Candidatus Bathyarchaeota archaeon genome:
CGGTTATGATGTAGAGTCCCTTTTGGGGTGAAGTGGCATACCCCATTTTGATGAGTCCCAGCAGGTGCATCATGGTTGGCTGGAATTCTTTTTTTGATGCTTTAGCGATATCCATGGCTTTCTGCGGGGTTTCAGATAGGAGCATGGATTCGAGAATTTCTTGTTTAACTGGTGACAAACTCATTTCTGGGCACCTACCTCTAGCTTATGCAAATGTGGCTAATCAAAGTTTTCCTTGCGGATGCATCGTAAGCGATGCGTAATTCGCCTGTATGAACGCATGGTTCAGGCTGGGCAAAGCTTTAGTATTGTGTCTCCTACTCCCTAATGATAAACTGGTGACAAACTAGGATGAAGATTGCCGTTTTCGTCTACGAGTACCCACCGAAAATCGTCGGGGGATTAGGCACCTACGCAGCAGAAATCACGCGGAAATTCGTCTTAAACGACCACGACGTAACCGTCTTTACCATGAACGACGACGCCGGCTCCCTGCCGACCCGGGAAATCTGGCGCGGCATAGAAATCCATCGTCCCCTCCACATCGATGTCTCCGACTCGTTGCCCGACGTCATCGCCGAGGACATCCGCAAATGGGGCCGCGGCATCCACCTCTTCGGCAAACTCATGGTTTACAATTACCTCTCCGCCGCCAAGCTAGTAAACGAGCTTATCAAACGCGAAGGCATGAAATACGATGTGGTCGTCGCGCATGACTGGCTCTCCGCGATGGGCGGCATAACCGTTAAACGCGAAACCGGCTTACCGTTTGCCTTCCATGTGCACAGCACCGAGAAGGGCCGCACTCTAGGCAACGGATCAGGCGTAGTCAGCAACATCGAGTTGCGGGCAGGCAAAATGGCGGATATGGTGGTTACGGTCTCCTACGCCATGAAAGACGAGTTAATCGGCCTGGGCTTTCCTAAGGAGAAGATTCAAGTCAGCTACAACGGCGTGGACCCACAGAAGTATAATCCACAAAACATCGCCAAAGAGGACATCCAGCGTATCCGCGCCAAATACGGCATAAAAGACGACGAATACATGATACTCTTCTTGGGCCGCCTAGTCGGCGTGAAGGGCGTGGATAAACTCATCATGGCTATGCCGCATATCCTGCCTAAGATCCCCAAAGCCAAACTAGTCATCGTCGGCGTCGGCGACCTGCAGGAGTACCTCTCCAACCTCACCCGAACCATCCGCCTCGACGAATACGTCAAGTTCTGCTTCGACTTCATCCCCGAGGAGGAACGCATCCTCCACTACGCCGCCTGCGACATAGCCGTCTTCCCCAGCTTCTATGAGCCCTTCGGCATCGTCGCACTTGAAGCCATGAGCATGGAGAAGCCCGTGGTGGTTGGCGCTGCAGGCGTCAGCGGCATGCGTGAAATCGTGATTTGCTGCGGACCCGAACAATGCGGCTACCACGTTGACCCCAACAACCCAAGCGACATCGCCTGGGGCGTCGTCTCCGCTTTGGAGAGCCCAGAGAAAAGCAAGATGCTGGGCAAGAACGGACGCAAACGGGTGCTAGCAGAGTTCACCTGGAGCAAGATTGCCCAGAAAACCGTGGAGCTCTATGAAACCATCGCTAAACGGTAACGGCACAGCAAACGAGGATCTCAAGCGCCGCGTGGCAAGAGAAGCCGCGGTTCTGCTCTACTTCGGAGCGGAAAAAGAGTACAAGCAAGCTAAGATGCATGCCGCGGAAACCTTTGCTACACATTTTTTGCCCTCTAACCTTGAGGTAGCCCTGGAACTGGACCGGGTAGCGGAGGAAAACGAGGGCGACGCCCGCAGAACACGCCTTATCCAGATGCGCCAAGAAGCCCTCGCCGTGATGCGGCTGCTCTCTGGATTTTATCCGGTGCTTATCGGCAGCGTCTGGCGCGGCACCATAAAGCGGGGCAGCGACATCGACATAGCCGTCTACACCGACAGCCCCGACCAAGTTGCCACCGCACTGAAAGACGGAGGTGTAAAAGTCACTAAATCCCAATGGAGCACCGTCAACAAGAAAGGCGCCACCCTAGAGTCCCTGCATCTCTATGCCCAAACCGCCTCTGGGCACGGCTTGGAGGTTGTGGTGCGGGCAGCTGAGGAAGCAGCTAAGAAGCGGAGATGTGAAACCTTCGGGGATGAAATGCGCGGCTTAAACATAAACCAGCTTGAACGGGTGCTTGCGACTCACCCCACGCAGCAATTTATCCCCCAGTGACACCTATAAAACCACACTATTTTTTCAATAAAGGACTTAAAGAACCAAAACAAATTCTAGACTCAGTGATGCCTCATGGAAAAGAAAGACATCAGAAAAATGTTCCCTCACCTCATAGACGAACTCGAATCAGGCGACGCCAAAGTCTCCATCGGCGGAATCCGCAAAAACGCCGCTGAAGCCGAAGGAGAAGTAGACGAATGCTTCTGCGAAGACCATGAAGCCGCCGAGGAAGAGGCAGAAATGCTTGCCAGAACCGAGACGCCTGATAAGCTGCGGCACTTCAATCCAGAGGCCGTGGATTTTCTGCGTCGATGCGACACTGAAGCGCAGGCAGAGGAGATAATCGCGTACCTAGAGAAGAAGGGCGAAATCAGCGGGGAATACGCTAAGGAGCTGCGGTGTCAGCTGAAGCGGGATGGCGTGCGCGGTTTTGGGCCTAAGAAAGAGGAGTTCCACTACTTCAAAGAAGGCGGCATCTACTAATAGTATTCTCATACATGCATTCAATACATGTAGCGCCTGCTTTTTGAACTAACATTTGAACCTTCGTTGACTCTTTATATAAGGGAGGGGAGAGGTGGGCAAAGCAACAGTGGCTTGCATGGGGCTGCGCATACGTTTCCATATACTGGCTATTTAAAAGGGGCTATATTTCTTTCTTCACATCAGCCAGACTTGTTTTTTAAAAAGAGAAAGAAAAAGAAAGGTTTGATGGGGGTTTAGGTGATTTGGCGGTAGATGGGGTGCTCTTTGAATTTAAGGATGGTCTGTGACCACTCGATGGTTCCGCTTGGCAGCCTTGTGCAGAGTGACTGGACTTTGGCGCCTCCCGCGATGAATCGCACGCCGTCAAGCATTTCGCCTTTGGTGATTCCTGACGCCGCAAAAATCATCTCGTTGCCCTTGGCAAGTTCCTCTTCCGTGTAGGTTTTATCGACATCTACGCCTGCTGCTTCCAGCCGCTTCATCCTGCCTGCATCGTCTTTTTTGTCCTTCCAAACCTTAACCAGCATCGTGCCGCCTAAACATTTCACGGCGGTTGCCGCAATGGTTGCCTCTGCGCCTGCACCTGCACCTAAAAGCAAATCTACACCTGAATCAGGCAGACATGTAACGATGGAGCCAGCGATGTCGCCGTCAGCGATAAGGATGATTCTAACACCCATATTCCGCAGCCGCGCCAATATATCATCGTGGCGTGGACGCTCCAACATTATCACCGTGAAATTCGTCAGCGGCCTCTTCTTGAGGGCAGCGACGGTGGTGATGATTTCCTCAATGGACATGTCCAAGCTAATTTTGCCCTTGGCTGCACCGTTAGTTGCGACCTTAAAGTAGTAGCCATCGTCGGGCAGCACCTGCAGGCAACCCGCTGGGGCACATGCCAACGCGGATATCGCGTCTTTTTTGCCTTTGCTGGTTGCGGTTGTGCCGTCAACTTGATCGATGACGAATTCCACTTTAGGGCCGTTTCCAGTGCCGACTTTCTCGCGGTTGTTAAATGCCGGCGCATTATCTTTAGGTCCCTCGCAGCAGATGACTTCGCCGTCTACTTCAGTTTGGTTAAGCACTGCACGGGAGAAATCCAGAGCGGTTTGGTCTACCATGTCGGGGTTGCCTTTGCCTATGTGTAATGCCGCGCCGACTGCGCCTGCGGTGGTGATGCGGGTTAAGGAGGGTGAAAGTGAACGTAGCGATGTCATGGCGTCTACTTCCTCTCGTTTTGCCAGAGCTCTACAAACTCGATGTAGTTCTGGGCGATTTTCTGCACTGCTGCTGGGCGATCGATTTTTCCAGCGCGGAACTCCACCAGCGGATCCCAAAAGATCGTGCGGCCCACAGCAAAGCCGATGATGCCCGGGATTTTTGCTCCCACACTAAGCCACTCTTTAACTTTATCTTTAGATTCGCCGCGTCCAAGCGTAATTACGCCGGCTTTGCGTCCACCCGCCTGCGCCTGCGCCACGATGGCTTTTGCATCCTCAGCCTTATCCACGCCCTCAAGCTTCCAGATTTCGGGTTCAACACCGGCCGCCTGGATTTGCTTTAAGCTCGCACACATAAGCCCTGGACGAAGCTTTGTATCGTAAGCCGCCTTGTCGCCGCCGACCTTAGCTAACTGACCTGGAGTAGCGGGAACAATAAGCTCAAAGAGGAAGGGTCTGCCGGTTTTATGGAGGTAATCACTGAGTTTCTTGAGGCGCAACAGTTGCCGCTGGTTAAGTGCAACTTCACTTTCAGGGTTAAAGCGCACCAGAACCTTCAGAAAAGTAGGTTTAAAACATTCGATGTGCTCAACAAATTTGTCGCCGTACTCAAAATCAAACTCGTCCTGCCCCGATTTTTCGGCTGGCATCGCAAAATTGAAGCCTTCCGCCTTAGCTTCCACCAGCACACTGGTGCCATATTCTTCATCCACCAGCAGCCCAGCGATCTGCTTTGGCACCTTCTTCTGCAGCGCCACTTTGAAGCCTTCAAAAATTATTGTTTTGGCTTCCTCAATCTTGGCTTTCTCGTCTGCGGTCGGGGGACGCCCTTTGATTCCGAAGAGTTTCTCAACAAAAGAGGATCTATGGTCAAACGCTAAAATCAATAAGTCCTTTTTAGACCAGTCGGTCAATATGTTCACCGTGCAGTAATCTTGTCTTTCTTACATAAATCGTTATTGCTAGAATGCAGGCAACCAACGCTACAGGATAGCCTTTGGCTGGTTGGCTGACAAACGGTTGACGGGTTTTGCAGAAAACATGAAATAACCAAACCGCCCATAATCACCTGTGAGGGCAAGCATTGACTGACATGCATATAGTCACCGTTAAACTGCCAGAGGAAACCTACCAGGAGATGGCGCTGCGGGTGCCTGAGGGTGAACGAAGCGACTTTATACGGGAAGCCATAAGCGAGAAACTCCAGAAAACCCCCAAACCCGACACGCTTCTTGCCCTGCAGCAGCGCATGAGCCGCCTCGAAGAGGAATTCGGCCAAATCCGCAAGTACCTCTCAGACCTTGACATCCTCACTTTCCAGCATGGCAAAATCAACCCCTACCAATACGCCGCAGACGAAGTTGACCGCAAAATAATCGAGTATCTGCTTAACTACAAATCCGCCACCACCCCCGAATTGGCAGAGTACCTTAAAACCAACCGCTGGCTCGTACTCAATAGACTGCGGAAAATCGAGAAAACCAGCCGCAAACAAGTCGGCAAACCCATCATCGAATACTACGCAGGAGAAAAATCAGGCAAAAAGAAGGCATGGTGGATCGACGACGCGTTGATTGAGCAGTAAACGTGGGTTAGCTTTAAATTGTCTTGTATGTTTCGTTTCTGCATTGTGGGCTCGTAGTCTAGTACGGATAAGGCATCGGCCTCCGGAGCCGAGAATCCTGGGTTCAAATCCCAGCGGGCCCGCCTCTTTAACTTCTAAACCGATAAAACTGTCAGCCAAAACTTATAATCTCTAAGGTAGACTCACAGACGAGAATGGGCATCTAATGTCTGTAAGCATTTCAGAGAAAACATTCGTTGATATCAACGGCGTAAAACAAGGGATGTTTATCAAAGGCAAAAACACTGCCAATCCAGTGCTGCTCTACCTTCACGGTGGATTGCCTGATTACTTCCTAACCAAGAAGTATCCCACTGGTCTTGAAGACCTTTTTACTGTGGTTTGGTGGGAACAACGTGGCTCAGGCCTCTCCTACAACCCTAAAACGCCAAGAGAGACATTGACACTAAAGCAAATGGTCTCTGACACATTGGAAGTTACGAACTATTTATGCCAGCGCTTTAACAAAAAGAAAATCTACTTGATGGGCCACTCAGGAGGATCATTTATTGGTATACAAACAGCTGCACAGGAACCACAGCGGTATTATGCCTACATAGGCGTTGCTCAGATGTCAAATCAACTTAAATCTGAAAAGCTGGCTTACGATTACATGCTTGAGCGTTTCAGAGAGAAGGGAAACAAAAAAATGGTTCGACGGCTTGA
Coding sequences within it:
- a CDS encoding fructose-bisphosphatase class II family protein; the encoded protein is MTSLRSLSPSLTRITTAGAVGAALHIGKGNPDMVDQTALDFSRAVLNQTEVDGEVICCEGPKDNAPAFNNREKVGTGNGPKVEFVIDQVDGTTATSKGKKDAISALACAPAGCLQVLPDDGYYFKVATNGAAKGKISLDMSIEEIITTVAALKKRPLTNFTVIMLERPRHDDILARLRNMGVRIILIADGDIAGSIVTCLPDSGVDLLLGAGAGAEATIAATAVKCLGGTMLVKVWKDKKDDAGRMKRLEAAGVDVDKTYTEEELAKGNEMIFAASGITKGEMLDGVRFIAGGAKVQSLCTRLPSGTIEWSQTILKFKEHPIYRQIT
- a CDS encoding alpha/beta hydrolase, with product MSVSISEKTFVDINGVKQGMFIKGKNTANPVLLYLHGGLPDYFLTKKYPTGLEDLFTVVWWEQRGSGLSYNPKTPRETLTLKQMVSDTLEVTNYLCQRFNKKKIYLMGHSGGSFIGIQTAAQEPQRYYAYIGVAQMSNQLKSEKLAYDYMLERFREKGNKKMVRRLEAAPVTMTDGIPHEYLSIRDKAMHSLGVGTTHDMKSVVTGVFFPSLTSQEYTLREKINLWRGKAAAGVSCLWDEMTATDLGRQLLKFDLPIYFAEGIYDYTCCYTVAKEYFDKLQAPIKGFYTFGCSAHSPMFEEPQKMKEILQEDVLAAKSKLADLDISGFSTAST
- a CDS encoding DUF2090 domain-containing protein, encoding MTDWSKKDLLILAFDHRSSFVEKLFGIKGRPPTADEKAKIEEAKTIIFEGFKVALQKKVPKQIAGLLVDEEYGTSVLVEAKAEGFNFAMPAEKSGQDEFDFEYGDKFVEHIECFKPTFLKVLVRFNPESEVALNQRQLLRLKKLSDYLHKTGRPFLFELIVPATPGQLAKVGGDKAAYDTKLRPGLMCASLKQIQAAGVEPEIWKLEGVDKAEDAKAIVAQAQAGGRKAGVITLGRGESKDKVKEWLSVGAKIPGIIGFAVGRTIFWDPLVEFRAGKIDRPAAVQKIAQNYIEFVELWQNERK
- a CDS encoding DUF2095 domain-containing protein — protein: MEKKDIRKMFPHLIDELESGDAKVSIGGIRKNAAEAEGEVDECFCEDHEAAEEEAEMLARTETPDKLRHFNPEAVDFLRRCDTEAQAEEIIAYLEKKGEISGEYAKELRCQLKRDGVRGFGPKKEEFHYFKEGGIY
- a CDS encoding ribbon-helix-helix domain-containing protein; protein product: MTDMHIVTVKLPEETYQEMALRVPEGERSDFIREAISEKLQKTPKPDTLLALQQRMSRLEEEFGQIRKYLSDLDILTFQHGKINPYQYAADEVDRKIIEYLLNYKSATTPELAEYLKTNRWLVLNRLRKIEKTSRKQVGKPIIEYYAGEKSGKKKAWWIDDALIEQ
- a CDS encoding glycosyltransferase family 4 protein; protein product: MKIAVFVYEYPPKIVGGLGTYAAEITRKFVLNDHDVTVFTMNDDAGSLPTREIWRGIEIHRPLHIDVSDSLPDVIAEDIRKWGRGIHLFGKLMVYNYLSAAKLVNELIKREGMKYDVVVAHDWLSAMGGITVKRETGLPFAFHVHSTEKGRTLGNGSGVVSNIELRAGKMADMVVTVSYAMKDELIGLGFPKEKIQVSYNGVDPQKYNPQNIAKEDIQRIRAKYGIKDDEYMILFLGRLVGVKGVDKLIMAMPHILPKIPKAKLVIVGVGDLQEYLSNLTRTIRLDEYVKFCFDFIPEEERILHYAACDIAVFPSFYEPFGIVALEAMSMEKPVVVGAAGVSGMREIVICCGPEQCGYHVDPNNPSDIAWGVVSALESPEKSKMLGKNGRKRVLAEFTWSKIAQKTVELYETIAKR
- a CDS encoding nucleotidyltransferase domain-containing protein; translated protein: MKPSLNGNGTANEDLKRRVAREAAVLLYFGAEKEYKQAKMHAAETFATHFLPSNLEVALELDRVAEENEGDARRTRLIQMRQEALAVMRLLSGFYPVLIGSVWRGTIKRGSDIDIAVYTDSPDQVATALKDGGVKVTKSQWSTVNKKGATLESLHLYAQTASGHGLEVVVRAAEEAAKKRRCETFGDEMRGLNINQLERVLATHPTQQFIPQ